From a region of the Atribacterota bacterium genome:
- the murC gene encoding UDP-N-acetylmuramate--L-alanine ligase has translation MVEQVRVDLERLPLRLHFIGIGGTGMSGLALLAQEAGYWVSGSDLVENEAIARLRAKGVTVFVGHSRDRVRQAEAVVVSSAIPENNEELEEARKLNLLVIPRGEMLAFLLNRKKGIAVAGTHGKTTTTSMISLLLETAGLEPTVLIGGELEDIGGNAKGGKGELFVAEADESDGSFLRLSPFCAVVTNIEDDHIEFYGDIEKEKKAFVMFLEGIKTGGFGVVCGDHPNVVDILSKKRLSNILTYGIENQRVDFRGRVVVEKRDGFVFEAFRKDTKIGDFHLNLPGIHNVENALACIAVGVELGVQTCHIQEALVSFRGVKRRFEKIGTFRGALVVDDYAHHPTEMKVVLNAALNFTTGRVVVVFQPHRYTRTKRLYREMAEALKKAHQVILLPIYSANEEPLAGISAELVYREMVAQGFRGIRLVENFEEAAMECRNASRAGDIIITMGAGDVWKVGAMLCGKNGKE, from the coding sequence GAATGAGTGGTCTGGCTTTATTGGCGCAAGAAGCCGGGTACTGGGTGAGTGGTTCGGATCTTGTGGAAAACGAAGCCATTGCCCGTTTGCGAGCAAAAGGAGTGACGGTTTTCGTGGGGCACAGCCGCGATCGGGTGCGACAAGCAGAAGCTGTGGTTGTTTCTTCTGCAATTCCGGAGAACAACGAAGAGTTGGAGGAAGCAAGAAAATTAAATCTTTTAGTGATTCCGCGAGGTGAGATGTTAGCCTTCCTTCTTAACCGCAAAAAAGGAATTGCTGTGGCTGGCACCCATGGTAAAACGACCACGACTTCTATGATTTCCTTGCTCCTGGAAACCGCCGGTTTAGAACCAACGGTTTTAATCGGGGGAGAACTGGAAGATATTGGTGGTAATGCCAAAGGAGGGAAAGGGGAACTCTTTGTGGCTGAGGCTGACGAAAGTGATGGCTCTTTCTTGAGGCTTTCCCCTTTCTGTGCCGTGGTTACGAACATTGAGGATGATCATATAGAGTTTTACGGAGATATCGAAAAGGAAAAAAAAGCCTTCGTTATGTTTTTGGAAGGAATTAAAACTGGTGGTTTTGGGGTGGTCTGTGGTGATCATCCAAATGTGGTGGATATTCTGAGTAAAAAGCGCCTTTCAAATATTTTGACCTATGGTATAGAGAATCAACGGGTCGATTTTCGCGGAAGGGTTGTAGTTGAAAAAAGAGATGGGTTTGTCTTTGAGGCTTTTCGGAAGGACACCAAAATCGGTGATTTCCACTTAAATCTTCCTGGTATCCATAATGTGGAAAATGCGCTGGCCTGTATCGCGGTTGGGGTCGAGCTGGGCGTTCAGACTTGTCACATTCAAGAGGCTTTAGTTTCGTTTCGAGGAGTAAAAAGGCGGTTTGAAAAGATTGGCACTTTCCGGGGGGCTTTGGTGGTTGATGATTATGCGCACCATCCCACAGAGATGAAGGTAGTTTTGAACGCGGCGTTGAATTTTACCACAGGAAGGGTTGTTGTGGTTTTTCAGCCTCATCGGTATACAAGGACAAAAAGGCTTTATCGGGAGATGGCCGAGGCACTCAAAAAGGCGCACCAGGTTATTCTTCTCCCCATTTATTCTGCCAATGAAGAACCCCTTGCCGGGATTTCGGCGGAACTGGTATATAGAGAGATGGTCGCGCAGGGATTTCGTGGAATCAGATTGGTGGAAAATTTTGAGGAAGCGGCGATGGAATGCCGGAACGCTTCGCGGGCAGGAGATATCATCATTACCATGGGTGCAGGTGATGTATGGAAAGTTGGAGCAATGCTCTGTGGGAAAAATGGGAAAGAGTAG